The following coding sequences lie in one Arabidopsis thaliana chromosome 3, partial sequence genomic window:
- the LBD38 gene encoding LOB domain-containing protein 38 (LOB domain-containing protein 38 (LBD38); CONTAINS InterPro DOMAIN/s: Lateral organ boundaries, LOB (InterPro:IPR004883); BEST Arabidopsis thaliana protein match is: LOB domain-containing protein 37 (TAIR:AT5G67420.1); Has 581 Blast hits to 580 proteins in 26 species: Archae - 0; Bacteria - 0; Metazoa - 0; Fungi - 0; Plants - 581; Viruses - 0; Other Eukaryotes - 0 (source: NCBI BLink).), whose amino-acid sequence MSCNGCRVLRKGCSENCILRPCIQWIESPEAQGHATVFVAKFFGRAGLMSFISAVPESQCPALFQSLLYEACGRTVNPVNGAVGLLWTGNWNVCQAAVETVLRGGSLKPIPELLNGGGFAGFPSPTSDEASEICTEMLNLRKADDSGDRNIYHHCRFSSSRSRSRSTASPPKRKRLSSEQQPSSELDLSLIPIYPIKTLPFKEDTPSMYSEESVTTVSFQNNNAGDRYVRCGGGGGGATTKLLNLFA is encoded by the exons ATGAGTTGCAATGGTTGTCGAGTTCTACGAAAAGGTTGCAGTGAGAATTGCATCCTCCGTCCATGTATTCAATGGATCGAATCACCTGAAGCTCAAGGCCACGCCACCGTCTTCGTCGCTAAGTTCTTCGGCCGTGCCGGTTTAATGTCTTTCATCTCCGCCGTACCGGAATCTCAATGCCCTG CTTTGTTTCAGTCTTTGCTATACGAAGCTTGTGGGAGAACTGTGAATCCGGTGAACGGAGCCGTCGGATTGTTGTGGACGGGGAATTGGAATGTTTGTCAAGCGGCGGTTGAGACGGTGCTTCGTGGTGGTTCTTTAAAACCAATACCGGAGCTTCTTAACGGCGGTGGATTCGCCGGGTTTCCGTCTCCTACTTCCGACGAAGCTTCGGAGATCTGTACGGAAATGTTGAATCTACGAAAAGCTGATGATTCCGGTGATCGGAACATTTATCATCACTGCCGATTCTCAAGCTCTAGATCTAGATCAAGATCAACAGCTTCTCCGCCGAAACGGAAACGATTATCGTCGGAACAACAACCTTCGTCGGAGCTTGATCTCTCTCTTATTCCTATTTATCCGATTAAAACCTTGCCGTTTAAGGAAGATACACCGTCGATGTACTCGGAGGAGTCTGTTACCACGGTTTCGTTTCAAAACAACAACGCCGGTGATCGGTACGTACGctgcggcggaggaggaggaggagcaacGACAAAGTTGCTCAATCTCTTCGCTTGA